A part of Thermococcus sp. SY098 genomic DNA contains:
- a CDS encoding Eco57I restriction-modification methylase domain-containing protein, translated as MSPKVKNEFPDMVFNVFKKIYTKSIGKSEFHTRDLLKRYFLEDLLGYSEKDIEWEKKKADLTVFDENRFPVIKIETKRIGHRLRQNDMEQALKYREPGTRYIILTNIERLLLWDVSVGKRLVLDFDFGNVFEREKHKTFEETLLTSKEKIDLYKLAELKKDVIFSPEKYIAFSKDYAKIDISTEEGFNELIEKLKFIVNEILYPYAANAFEEYREKFREYKKKREELEKALKHNPEAINDLMKLEAEYERYKLFSGYELWKKHLGKEEENEELKDVFIRESIYVLLNKLLFIRICEDKGLLPKNISNGGIEELRKHVADPNSAYNQIMSWAFENAKYLYSHFYETGILDWLSSGDGDLNRRLNRVLWILNRFDFSKVDRDILGNLYEKYLDPKERKRLGEFYTPVEIIDYILDGVGYKVGEDIEDKKILDPACGSGGFLVRATRRLIARFLVKLGKATEEELEKVEWKFLINRLSPEEAKEILEAVRENVYGLDINPFACHIAEMNMLFQVIDLYQKAREKYESYRLRRFNIYMTDSLRTPKEGDLTAFIGKYSFLDEKKRVDNIKKMKFDFVVGNPPYVRVQNLDEDTREFLRRAYKTVSGKFDIYIPFIERGLRWLKDNGKLGYIVPNTFMTRQYGAGIREYLLNFRIVHILDFGDSKVFEDATNYPAIIIVEKSPPSENWEIMAGEVFKGRKEIEAKFGSRRRFLEEVKAHLGDSLYEDPEGFFRVFLQRQDTLSREPWSLVPDRVRDIMRKIEKDSVKLGDIIETMYEGFISGANDVYLITKEKAKELNLEEELLKPVPKGAEIKRWGFKVSRYVIYPHHDDGSPIGEDELIGEKRFRDTNVYRYLKEHEAKLKKREYMMNAIKKGQRKYWYELWNPRSSKMFEPPKLITPNLSKESRFALDTDGVFLDHDSYGIKLKKKALKEFPYPYLLALLNSRVLEFYLKQISPYASGKYYRYTNEYLSRLPLRKADKRTIRAIAKIVLKLMKLVESLNPDFEAITQGIPLLRKPGVQFHIKDKVRLDLLGIKDDEIKFNGGSIRIKDDILREYVFLYLLWLKKEGKSELRREELTKIPVPENIKEAVDRMAILKEDERNKRLRRIADLEDKLNEIIYELYGLSEEERKIIEMEIWRAVS; from the coding sequence ATGTCACCCAAAGTAAAGAACGAGTTTCCGGACATGGTGTTTAATGTTTTCAAAAAGATTTATACAAAGAGCATTGGGAAATCCGAGTTTCATACGAGAGATCTTCTTAAGAGATATTTTCTTGAAGATTTACTCGGCTATTCTGAGAAGGATATCGAATGGGAAAAGAAGAAAGCGGATCTTACGGTGTTTGATGAAAACAGATTCCCTGTCATCAAGATTGAGACTAAAAGAATTGGACACCGCTTGAGACAAAATGATATGGAGCAGGCCCTTAAATACAGAGAACCCGGGACGCGGTACATTATTCTGACGAACATAGAGAGACTGCTCTTATGGGATGTCTCGGTGGGAAAAAGGCTTGTGCTTGATTTTGACTTTGGTAACGTCTTCGAAAGGGAGAAGCACAAGACGTTTGAAGAAACCCTGCTAACTTCAAAAGAGAAAATTGATCTGTACAAACTAGCCGAGCTAAAAAAGGACGTTATATTCAGTCCCGAGAAGTACATTGCCTTCTCCAAGGATTATGCAAAGATAGACATCAGTACGGAGGAGGGCTTTAATGAGCTGATAGAGAAGCTCAAGTTCATCGTTAATGAAATACTGTATCCATACGCGGCAAATGCCTTTGAAGAATACCGGGAAAAGTTCAGGGAATATAAGAAGAAGAGAGAGGAACTGGAGAAAGCCCTAAAACACAATCCCGAAGCCATCAACGACCTGATGAAGTTAGAAGCTGAATACGAACGCTATAAACTGTTCTCTGGGTATGAACTATGGAAAAAGCATCTTGGGAAGGAAGAAGAAAACGAAGAGCTGAAGGATGTTTTCATAAGGGAAAGCATATACGTTCTTTTGAATAAGCTTCTCTTCATCAGGATATGCGAGGATAAAGGTTTGCTTCCCAAGAACATATCCAACGGTGGCATAGAAGAACTCAGGAAACATGTTGCCGATCCAAACTCTGCCTACAATCAAATAATGAGCTGGGCATTTGAAAACGCGAAGTACCTTTACTCCCATTTCTACGAAACGGGCATACTCGACTGGCTCTCAAGCGGAGACGGTGACCTCAACAGAAGGTTAAACAGAGTCCTTTGGATACTCAATAGGTTCGACTTTTCAAAGGTTGACAGGGACATCCTCGGAAACCTCTACGAGAAGTATTTGGATCCAAAAGAAAGGAAGAGACTCGGCGAGTTCTACACTCCAGTGGAAATCATAGACTACATTCTCGACGGTGTGGGGTATAAGGTGGGGGAGGATATAGAAGACAAGAAAATCCTCGATCCTGCGTGTGGTTCCGGAGGTTTCCTCGTCAGGGCGACAAGGAGGTTAATCGCGAGGTTTCTCGTGAAGCTTGGAAAGGCCACCGAGGAGGAGTTAGAAAAAGTTGAGTGGAAGTTCCTTATTAACAGGTTGTCACCGGAAGAAGCCAAAGAAATCCTCGAAGCTGTCAGGGAGAACGTCTACGGGCTGGATATAAACCCCTTTGCCTGCCACATAGCGGAGATGAACATGCTCTTCCAGGTTATAGACCTCTATCAGAAAGCCCGCGAAAAATATGAAAGCTATAGGCTCAGGCGTTTTAACATATACATGACAGATTCTCTGAGGACACCCAAAGAGGGAGACCTAACAGCGTTCATTGGCAAATACTCATTTCTTGACGAGAAGAAACGGGTGGATAACATAAAGAAGATGAAGTTCGATTTTGTGGTTGGAAACCCACCCTATGTCAGGGTTCAAAACCTTGACGAAGATACGAGAGAGTTCCTGAGAAGAGCATATAAAACAGTCTCAGGCAAGTTCGATATATACATCCCATTCATTGAGAGGGGCTTGAGGTGGCTTAAAGATAATGGAAAGCTGGGCTACATAGTACCCAACACGTTCATGACGCGCCAATACGGAGCGGGGATAAGGGAATATCTGCTGAACTTTAGGATAGTTCACATACTGGACTTCGGGGACTCGAAAGTGTTTGAGGATGCAACTAACTATCCGGCAATTATAATCGTGGAGAAATCGCCCCCCTCTGAGAACTGGGAGATTATGGCTGGGGAGGTCTTTAAGGGGAGGAAGGAAATAGAGGCGAAATTCGGAAGCAGGAGAAGGTTCCTTGAAGAGGTAAAAGCTCACCTCGGTGATAGCCTTTATGAAGACCCGGAAGGGTTCTTCAGGGTTTTCCTGCAGAGGCAGGACACCCTTTCAAGAGAGCCGTGGAGCCTTGTGCCGGACAGGGTTAGGGACATCATGAGGAAAATCGAGAAGGATAGTGTAAAACTTGGGGATATCATTGAAACAATGTATGAAGGCTTCATTAGTGGAGCCAACGATGTTTATCTGATTACAAAAGAAAAGGCTAAAGAACTGAATCTTGAGGAAGAACTGCTGAAGCCAGTTCCCAAAGGTGCGGAGATCAAAAGATGGGGCTTCAAAGTGAGCAGATATGTAATCTACCCCCACCACGATGACGGAAGTCCAATAGGGGAAGATGAACTCATCGGCGAGAAAAGGTTCAGGGACACGAACGTTTACAGATACCTCAAGGAGCATGAGGCAAAGCTAAAGAAGAGAGAATATATGATGAACGCCATCAAAAAGGGGCAGAGAAAATACTGGTACGAACTATGGAACCCGAGAAGTTCCAAAATGTTTGAACCCCCAAAGCTCATAACCCCGAACCTCTCAAAGGAGAGCAGATTCGCCCTCGACACCGATGGGGTCTTCCTCGACCACGACAGCTACGGCATAAAGCTCAAGAAAAAAGCCCTCAAGGAGTTCCCCTATCCTTACCTCCTCGCCCTCCTGAACTCCCGGGTTCTTGAGTTCTACCTGAAACAGATAAGCCCCTATGCCTCCGGCAAGTACTACCGCTACACAAACGAATATCTGAGCAGGCTTCCGCTCAGGAAAGCGGATAAAAGAACTATCAGGGCAATAGCAAAGATAGTTCTCAAATTGATGAAACTTGTGGAAAGCCTCAATCCAGATTTTGAAGCCATCACGCAGGGGATTCCCCTCCTCAGAAAGCCGGGGGTTCAATTTCATATCAAGGATAAAGTTAGGTTGGATTTACTTGGAATAAAAGATGATGAAATAAAATTCAACGGAGGCAGTATTAGGATAAAAGACGACATTCTAAGAGAATACGTGTTCCTTTATCTCCTGTGGCTCAAAAAGGAAGGAAAAAGCGAACTTAGAAGAGAAGAATTAACAAAAATCCCTGTTCCTGAGAACATAAAAGAGGCAGTGGATAGAATGGCCATCCTCAAAGAAGATGAAAGGAACAAGAGACTAAGAAGAATAGCAGACCTTGAGGACAAATTAAATGAAATAATCTATGAGCTGTATGGACTGAGTGAAGAAGAAAGGAAAATCATAGAAATGGAAATCTGGAGGGCTGTTTCTTAA
- a CDS encoding S9 family peptidase codes for MSKIEWNEKTFAKFSYLSDVRISNDGKQIAYVLTKANLKDNKYENTIVIEELENEVRKFIENASMPRFSPSGTKMSFVRPNEEKKTSELWLIDLRSMSAKKLMETKNILNMSWSSDDRRLLITGFKRREDEDFIFEDDVPVWFDSKGFFDGEKTTFWIYDTEGEEILDEFTADKFSSGIWHGEEIIYNVPHREDNKPQFFKFYDIYRYKDGESERIFEKVSFTAIDSNGKEVLLIGKPKKEKISEHDYLYLWDGREVKSLTERFVYNNWDGKLDAEGNLYFIMAKEGRFSLYKLSEDELIPIVDENAWVMGFDVSDDGKVVLLKQTDTKLSEVFLWDGELKQITDYNGPILAKLKTRPIKHFRFKSLDLELDGWYIKPDIKEGEKAPVIVFVHGGPKGMYGYYFKYEMQLMADKGYYIVFVNPRGSNGYNEDFALRVLERTGLEDFQDIMNGIEEFFKLEPQADRERVGITGISYGGFMTNWALTQSDLFKAGISENGISYWLTSYAFSDIGLWFDKEVIGDNPLENENYKKLSPLFYAENVKAPILIIHSLEDYRCPLDQSVMFYHVLKDLGKEAYIAIFRKGAHGHSIRGSPRHRAKRYKLFMEFFERKLKRYEEGFDVEKILKEEKKEQY; via the coding sequence ATGAGCAAAATCGAATGGAATGAAAAAACCTTCGCTAAATTTTCCTATTTGAGCGATGTGAGAATTTCTAATGATGGAAAACAGATAGCCTATGTTCTGACAAAAGCAAACCTCAAAGACAACAAATATGAAAACACAATCGTCATTGAAGAGCTTGAAAATGAAGTTAGAAAGTTTATAGAAAATGCCTCAATGCCCCGCTTCTCCCCAAGCGGAACAAAGATGAGCTTTGTAAGACCTAATGAGGAGAAAAAGACAAGCGAGCTATGGCTTATTGATTTAAGGTCAATGAGCGCCAAAAAGCTTATGGAGACTAAGAACATCCTCAATATGAGCTGGAGCAGTGATGATAGGCGTTTACTAATTACCGGCTTCAAGAGAAGAGAGGATGAAGACTTTATATTTGAGGACGATGTTCCGGTGTGGTTTGACAGCAAAGGTTTCTTTGATGGCGAAAAAACAACCTTCTGGATTTATGACACTGAAGGAGAGGAGATTTTAGACGAGTTTACAGCCGATAAGTTTTCATCTGGAATTTGGCATGGTGAGGAGATAATCTACAACGTTCCCCACAGGGAAGACAACAAACCTCAGTTCTTCAAGTTCTACGACATCTACCGCTATAAAGATGGAGAGAGCGAGAGAATATTTGAAAAAGTATCATTTACAGCGATTGACTCCAATGGAAAAGAAGTTCTGCTCATAGGGAAGCCAAAAAAGGAGAAAATAAGCGAGCATGACTACCTATACCTTTGGGATGGCAGAGAAGTTAAGTCACTGACAGAACGCTTTGTTTACAACAACTGGGATGGAAAGCTCGATGCTGAAGGAAACCTATACTTCATAATGGCAAAAGAGGGGAGATTTTCACTGTATAAGCTCAGTGAAGATGAGCTGATTCCAATAGTTGATGAGAACGCTTGGGTCATGGGATTTGATGTGAGCGACGATGGAAAAGTTGTCCTCCTAAAGCAGACAGACACAAAGCTCAGCGAAGTGTTCCTCTGGGATGGAGAGCTCAAGCAGATAACTGATTACAACGGCCCAATTTTAGCGAAGCTCAAAACGAGGCCAATAAAGCACTTCCGCTTCAAGAGCCTTGATTTGGAGCTTGACGGCTGGTACATCAAGCCAGACATCAAAGAGGGCGAAAAAGCTCCCGTTATAGTCTTCGTCCATGGCGGTCCAAAGGGGATGTACGGCTATTACTTCAAATATGAAATGCAGCTAATGGCTGACAAAGGATACTACATAGTTTTCGTCAACCCAAGAGGAAGCAACGGGTATAATGAAGACTTTGCCTTGAGAGTTCTTGAGAGAACGGGCTTAGAAGACTTTCAAGACATAATGAACGGAATTGAAGAATTCTTCAAACTTGAGCCTCAAGCCGATCGCGAAAGAGTGGGAATCACGGGAATAAGCTACGGCGGCTTTATGACGAACTGGGCATTGACACAGAGTGATTTATTCAAAGCTGGAATTAGTGAGAATGGCATAAGCTACTGGTTGACAAGCTATGCCTTCTCAGACATAGGCTTATGGTTCGACAAGGAAGTTATCGGCGACAATCCACTTGAGAACGAGAACTACAAAAAGCTCAGTCCATTGTTCTATGCAGAGAACGTTAAAGCACCGATACTAATCATCCACAGCCTTGAAGATTACCGCTGTCCGCTTGACCAGAGCGTTATGTTCTACCACGTGCTCAAAGACTTAGGAAAAGAAGCCTACATCGCAATCTTCAGGAAAGGAGCACACGGACACAGCATAAGGGGTTCACCAAGACACAGGGCAAAGAGGTACAAGCTTTTCATGGAGTTCTTCGAGAGAAAGCTGAAGAGATATGAGGAGGGCTTTGATGTCGAGAAGATTTTAAAGGAGGAGAAGAAAGAGCAGTACTAA